tgGATTTCACTGATGACTGTAAAATGCAAACTGAAGATGAGTTTACGTCTCTGCAACCTACTGAATTAGTTTCACAGGATAACCGCATTTCTTATGATCAGGTGGAAAACAGTACTGATGGATTTGTGTATTAAGTAACTGATTTAAAAAGAGTTCTAAGATTTCTATGTTTGGGAACAGAAAAAGGATCGTATTATGCTAAAGAAAAGGAGCTTCTGCGAGAAAACATACATTGCATCGACCGGTAATATTATGGTTGCACTTAtctgttaaaataaaacaattaaacaataataacatttttaaatatggcaatcatataatactaaaatgaattaatccttgtttaaaaaaaaaacattcttagaAACACGAAGAAAATACATAGATATTTTTTAAGTAtgtctttaaaataaattaatgacATAAAATGCTAAACctattaaaacaaatttgaaattaaaagacaTTTTTTCCTGATCCAGCATAgattatcatatataattttGCTTTTGGTATAGTTTTTTGTATCGTGTGCTCAAGTAATTATTTCATCGGCATCGTCGCATTgtatttgcttttaaaaaaaataaacttaattgtaaaaaaatcaaGGAAGTATAGAATGTTATTTCAATCAATCATTccctgaaaaaaaaaactttaaaatatttattattctaTTAATGATATATTCTATTTTGCAAAGTATAATATTTCGATGCTATAAAATACACAATTCGTTAATTTAAGGAACAAATAAACGGAAAACCTAACCGATATTTAGAATAAACATATGGTAGTATAAATGTCATTTGGTATCTGATGGATACATTGTATGTGTCTCATGTTTGATTAGCTTGACACCATACatcctttttatatttttaccattaattcttcgtttaattttcaaagaatttatttaatataataccTTACATAAATTATTACAAGGACGGTAAAATGCTAAACTCGTGTTTTGACCCAAGATATTGTTAGTTTTAAGAGTTGAATAATATTAGAGGAATAAAATACAATACTTTaccctgtaaaataaaaaaaaacttcatataaATTTGTTGTTTGCACattttagaactattaccagataatttaaaattcaattgcaaaacaaattgaaaattaattgtaaaactttttttttaagcagAAAACGGAGTagacaggtttttttttacatatttttacgcGTGTATGTCGTAATCAACGTCAAATACTATATCTGtcctttataattttaatctaaTTTTGTGTGATAAAATGTATTCTATTGAAGACTCTAACATGAAAATGGGAAGACTATTAAATGAAAACTGAAAAGCTGcaacattttattataattagacggaattattattattattgactTTATTTCCTCTTTATACATTTTACATCTAGTCATCTTCATTCCCAACCAAAAAcataattaataatattaattacATTAATAAAGTCTTAAGTGTTGGATCATCATACACTTAAGAGTCATGCATCGTGTATTTGAATTTGCACTAGATCTACGTTTTTCttcccgattttttttatgaataacagCCGAGGTCTTTTTGTTTTACAAGTAAAGAAGTAGTTTATAATGTGTCCTTTAGGAAAGACCATCATAAGCCAACTGAATTGGAATCTTAAATTGTTACAGTACTTATAGTTCAGATGTTTCCTCAAATAAGACATGTTTGATaacaaaattaagaatggaaatggggaatgtgccaaagagacaacaacgcgACCAAAGAGTTGAAAACAGCTGAATGCCACCACATATGATATTTCAAATATACCTTTAGATGGTATCAATACCTGCCATTATCAGTGGTTACTATAGTGTATGCAGTAGAAGTTGTTGCTGCCAATTCATTTTGGAATATATGATGTTATACGTGAATTTTTGTTCTGAAGAGGgtttaaatgattattttattataactttCGAATTTACACAAGTTATCTTgtaatttgattagggactttttgttttgaatttttctcgtaGTTCGGTAttcttatgattttatttttgttgatatatttaAATGGTGTCGTGCATGTCAATAAATCACTACAGCTTTTTTATACAATAGGTACGGATATAGAAATAAGTTTCACTTATAATAGTTGCATATCATTGGTACTTAACCGTGCCATAGATGAAAATACATGTGTTCAGAGAGTTAAACAGtaaaaatgcaattaaaaagatatacatatatcaaaataaagctaagaaatttaaataacagcatcacaaatacatttttttaaatattggtgGATGGGTCGGTTATTCGATCAATGAGTGCATACTTTTTTAGTTAAGGAACAGGACAACGGATAAACAAGTACTGCAGACAGAAATATGAATTGCATCGATCGCTCTGTGAAAAGCATGATTGATCTTGTTTACACTGgtgtgttttcttgtttgaaaattTCTTGTCGCAATTATAATGAATGTCATGTAAACGTGTTAAAGGAGGCGGTGTTATTTAGTTTCCTCCAGATGCTCATAAAACGATAGTTGtcaaaccaaacaagtacaaagtttgaagagcattgaggacccgaaattcaaaagagttgtgccaaatacggctaaggtaatctattcctgggataagaaaatccttagtttttcgaaaaagttttgtaacaggaaataaAATTGTCATAAAAAGCCCCATTTTGAAACCTTGTCATTAATAATCAGATATGACCCAAGTCTTTGCACGGACAGATATTTTGCTGCACGATCAATATTTCAAAGatataaatgtttgaaaactATCTGTTTGTGTATAACAATGGTCCATATCTATTTTGTCATAAAACTGTGTGCATCTAAAAGATCTAAGAGATGTCCTCTTTGGagagacaaaagagatgatttcaactttccaattgtgaactttccatttctaagttgcaacattccagcagcacctgcatacggggtatatatctccaaattaatacgatattcccgtgcttgcatttcttatcataattttcttgatagagggttgctgctcacacggaagctattaaaccaagagttccaaatggtgaagttgaaatcatcccttcgaaagGTAAACCTAGACCACCAAAAGTAGGTTTTTGTTTGTTCAGTCCAGTTGGCAGAGGGATCTAGAGCGCTAGACACAGTGAAGGCGGTGTTATCTCGATATGTTCAACTTCCGGCAAGGGATGCACAAAAAATGGCAAAGGTGcagtgaaaataaaataacaacttttATAGCTAtcgaaaatatgaaatttataatgttatttgtATCGaaacttaagaaaaaaaatatttgatttctttGGTACCAGGAGGATTAATATAATGCTATATTTTCAagtcaaacaaaaaaaacaattttggttATGGCAAATACATAATGAAAACTCAACAAAATTCTAATAAAAGATATGATAAAAACAGAAATTTGTCTctttcctcagttctaatgactctttaataaaaagaaacaactgtTTTTACATCATTTCGTgttgatggatttagtataatcacGAGTTTATCAGTATCAGTGTATtaaaatttacctattttgtatataatattttagaaagatttctcttttatttttattaattttacagttaaagaaaaaatagAATTCATTGTTTGagatattacatattttttattttctttcatttcgtggtatttttgtatatcgtccagtttctattGAGAGACAATGCTCGCTTAttctaaatttggttaaaatttttctTGTTTCCTTATTTGGTGCGATAGGTAGTATTTCATTTGGTCATTTATATTAGATTGAAGAAAtttgtatagatatattttattattttcgttcaaattatttattttatcatcaataaGAGTTTGATAATAGTTAGCTTTAAAGTTTTAGTTTCCTCAATAAGTTTGATgtcaatatttatatcttgtgacacatttttttttcaaaagtatacCAAGAGTAATATGTTCCCTTTATAGTATGCAattttttagttaatttaaagGCTTCATAAGAAGTGGGTTTCATTATTTAATCTAGATAGGTACATCATAGTTTGGGTTTTTATAAAAGTTTCTAATGGCAGAAGTCTTAGTTCATTTCTAACAGCTTGAAGTGTGGAGCTTCTTTTTGTCCCCAGTactttgtttaataaaatgtagctggtttttttctaaaatagttttatcaaaaaaattaaatagcaTCTGGTGTTGagctatttttgtttatttaccgTGTAAGGCTGGATTATTTCTTTCGCACAACTATtcgttttatttttcattgcCTTGTGCTAAATTACTATTCTTTTCAATTCTAACCAGGCCAACATATTCCTTATCCAAAATCATTTAATGTTGGTTTGTGACGTTTCTCTATCTATTTCGTTGTGAATTATTTTcctattcattttaatttttaaatatttgtgtacGGAAATATACAATAATGTTGTAAGAACCCAAGAGTGCAGACTCGGTATTGCGAAACTGTGAATATTACTTAAATTCGCAGATATtacattgaataaataaaaataatctccCCTAAAAAACTTAAAAGAACTTAACAACTATAAGTATCTGCAGCGCTCGTTTACTTCTTTTTAATACGCATATAACTAcacataaatataaatcaatgttaAATAACAGCAAACCGGATCGTCTGATATATCTACATACTAAGTAAACAAGAAATATTTGTATCAGTTTTCTTTAAATGCATTTTGAGACATTCCCTTCGAATCGATATAAATAGCAAGGTAATCCAACAGCTAAATATAAAATTGATCTTATAAATAGCAAGGTAATTCAATTTCTGAAAATAGAacttttgtttgaattgtattcTACAAATTATATGTGGAAATATATTTCTTCCAACTTAGACAAAAATACTAAGAATGTTCttattacaaaaattaattaaatcaatatttttactgCGATGGCTCCTTTAAGAAACGTTTCCGGTGAAAAGTCCCTAGCCTATTAATACTAAAAGTGACGTCATGAATACTATTCGATAAGCCCAAACGAcaacatattttcaaacatggatTCAATTAAAGATTCTAAAATGCAAATTGATAGTGAAGATTTCGGATCGATTCAGCCGAGGGGGGACCTTAAGTCTCAGGACGAAAAAATGACTTTTGATCAAGTTGTGAACAGTACTGGCGGATTTGTGTACAGTGTAAATGACTTGACACGAGTTCTTAGATTCTTATGTTTGGGCACTGAAGGTGGATCGTATTACGCAAAAGAACCTGAATTAAAAAGGGAAAATATTCAGTGTATTGACAGGTACCAAGCTCTTGGAAAAATTAAAGTTGTTGTATTATGTTGTCATTATTTCGACTGCCCAGatgcaaaacaaaaaatcaaaacatcaatAAATCAATATCAGGCACCTTTTTCTTAATTAAGTAGGAGTAGGTAGGAAGGCATGCATATCGATATTTGACTAGTACAGAATCTTGTTATTTGGGGTCTTTTCCTCTTCTATACTATGTTTaatgtttactttaaaaaataatagtgACCGATGTTAGTGTCAACATTCTTTTTTCGGATGATAAAGAAAACCCACTTAGAAAAATCCACAATTGCTGAATACCttattattccaaaaaaaaaatgtataagcgtaatactaaattaaattatttttaaaatctttacaaTGCTGaacatattaaaattgtgacGCTATGaagaatttatttattataaatgaaTAGCGATCGACTCCTGGTTTTCATATCTTCTCAGAAAGCAGAATctttttcaacaattttgaaCTTCCTGTAATAATCAATATGTACTTCCTTCCATAAGACCAACTACTAACAAATACTCCTATTCTACAATTTTGGCAAGAAAAAGAGAGATAGACCATATGTAtctaaatatgtaattatttttaaaatatctttacaaTGCTGAACTGGGCCTCTAGTATAAAAATTATATACTAGAAAGATAGGAGCACACAGTATAAACATGGAATGTtaagtatttttttcttgaaaacgcACTTAGCATGCTTTGTTAATACAATTATTGATAATCGTACAGATCttcaaatatacatatatactaaacatcaacccaacaatgttagatctgtaaatttgcttttgcaaattttttgttcttctctcgacgggattcgaactcatgctactgcaATACCGTGGCACCAAATCACCTGCGCCTGTGTCCGACGCTCTTGACCACTCTACTACCTAGGCTCTCATATATTGAAGTAAATTAGTTTTAAGAATCTGTTATTAAACTATTTCTTGAATGAGTTAAAATAAGGTTTTAGATCATCATTAAACCCGACATTACTTAATGTGAACCAGTttatcctgcttttttttttttttttgaaatggtAGAATTGGGTCAACGTTAATGATAGTCCCATCAAGAGGCCATCACTACACAAAAGAAGTGCCCATACAATGTAACAAACTCTAATACTCGGCTATAAAAGATGACTGAATATGTCAGACTTTTGAATATTGCATTTAAGTAAAATAGTAATCGGTCGAAAGCGCCAGacttgaaaatgataaaatattcagTAAATTGATAAACATTCTACTTTGTGTCACTCATTTTGataataattagaaaaaatagaaaaatcataatttctttattcttttaaaaCGGCAAAGAAATTCTATTAAaggcaatataaatataaagaagtaaattgtaaaattaggagaacattcaaatatttttcatacctatatttcattttattttcagactGATAATGAATGGAAGGGGAACGGAAGTGGTCGATTTAATTTATACAGTGAGTACCGAAGGGCGAGCATGTAAACAGGGGCCAACATTGTACGCATTGGCCATATGTTGCAGATGTAATGATTCGAAAACTAAAACCGCAGCCTACAAAATTCTTGGCAGTGTGTGTCGGATTCCTACACATCTTTTTGAGTTTGTCAAGTACTGCGAGAAGGAAAGTTCTGGGACGGGTTGGGGTAGAGCCCACCGAGTAGCTATCGGTAAATGGTATAATGGTTTTTCAAAAGACCCCAAAAAGTTGGCATACCTTGTCACAAAGTACCAGAATCGTCACTCGTGGAGTCATCGGGATGTGGTCCGCTTGGCACACATCAAACCGGAAGATAGCAAAATTGACATGATTTTGAAGTACGTTGTCAAGGACATGGCAAGTGCAAATAGTATGTACTCTGAAGATAGCTCTGTTGTAGATGTAAAAGCTTTTCTTGACGGCGTCGAAGAAGCCAAGAAATGTACCAAAAGTGACATCGAAAAATTACGATCTTTAATCGTTGAACATCAGTTAGTCCGTGAACATGTTCCAACAGGACTTCTGGACTCGAAAGAAGTATGGGACACTCTCCTTCGTTTAATGCCAATGATGGCTATGATTCGGAATCTTGGCAAAATGTCTACCTTGGGACTGTTAGATTCTAAATCTTTCGGGGAAACACTAGTAGTGGACAAACTTACAAATGAAGGATTGCTGAAGTCTGCTAGAATTCATCCGTTCTCTCTTCTTGTTGCGTGGAATCAGTACAAAGCAGGTAGGGGTAGTAAGGGCAAACTTTCGTGGAGCGTGAATGACAATATAACAAAAGCGTTAGAGGAGGCTTTCTACAAAGCGTTTAAGAATGTTCCTCCGACCGGAAAACGGTACCTTCTTGCAGTAGACGTCAGTGGATCAATGCAGACACCTGTCATTGGGTCATCCGAGATCGAGGCTTTCGAGGCATCAGCAGCCATGATGTTGTTGACTGCAAGAACAGAGgacaattttgaggttattgcattcTCAAAGGGTTACACAAAACTCGATATCAATAAAGTAGACACTCTTAACACAGTTCTGAAGAAATGCAGTAATCTTCCGTTTTCGGGCACTGACTGTTCAATGCCGATGTTGTATGCTATTGACCACAAAAAGAAATTTGACGTCTTCATCGTTTATACCGACTCCGAAACTTATCATGGAAAAATGCATCCATCTGAGGCTCTAAAACAGTACAGAGAGTACGCAAAGATACACGATGCTCGACTGATTGTAGTTGGTATGGTCAGTAATGGCTTCTCAATAGCGGACCCAAACGACCCGTTCATGATGGATGTTGTCGGATTCGATACTGAAGCACCGAAAGCAATGTCAAATTTTGTGATGGGAAAATTTTGAATAGGTGAACATTTCAAGTGTATATATTTTAGCGAAGTAATCTTAAAAAGAAAGTAAAACTGTAGATTGACCACGTCCAACGATCGCGAGTTATAATCGTTGGTTGTTTTTGGCACCAAATAGGACTACGTGTAGGAAAGAGGAATCACGTTGATAGAAGTTATAGAAAATGTTGTCCATGTAATTTTGATAACATTGGAGACGAATTTCATTATCCACTGGAATGTCCGttaagaatagttatcaaagttaagAAATTATACCTGGATTAATACAATTTGGCTCGTGTACATACATTAAAGTTTAAAAACTGATAAGTTATTTAGATAAAAAGTAAGAGCTTTAAAGATAATGAATGTAAGTTCATTATAAGCATGTCAACAAACAGGTCATATTGTTTTGATACAATTGTATAAatgttcattatatatttttatctgtAGTAAATTTAATACAACTTTGTGTATAAAGTAAATTGCTTATTTATAgcattattgtatatatattttttttatttatcatttcttgACCCCAATTGTAACGAAAATCTGTGCCAGTAAAAATGTAATTGCACGATTAATTATTATTCCTTTTTGTTTAGCTTTCGATTACAAAACATAATCTCATAACATAAAATCTAGTGTAGGCCTTACTAATGTGctggtttaaaatatttaaatttcttttttgttattcagTTAAAATAGGAAAATAGTCTTTGTTTCCAATTTGCTCAACTATTTGATATTAATTTGCACTAATATGAATGTTATCGTTTAGTATAAACTATCTTGCTCTTTTTTGCTTGTCTGCTTggttatgtatatgtatatattgtcaCTGCATTAAcagataaaacatattaaaattgtgacGCTATGAAGAATTAGGTTATTATAAATTAATAGCAATCGACTCCTGGTTTTCATATCTTCTCAGAAAGCAGAAtctttttcatcaattttgaactTCCTGTAATAATCAATATGTACTTCCTTCCATAAGACCAACTACTAACAAATACTcctattttacaattttaaaaagaaaaagagagaTAGACCATATGTATCTAGTTCATTATGATGAAGCACATGTAATTACTACATTTGTACTGGTGTAATGATCAAACACCTGTAATTATTTCATTTGGATAAACATCAACGTAATAATTTCATTTGGATCAAATACACGTTATAAGTTTGATTTTTCACCTTGTATATACACATGTACTTGCAGTCTCGTTACAATAAAgttcatttaataaaaaatgttagtctcttatcccaggtatagattattTTTGGTTTGTATTTTTTAATAACCAATTGCAACCAATTCGAAAAGTTAATGATAAAagggataaaattgagaatggaaatggggaatttgtcaaagagactacaatccgaccatagagcagacaacagccgaccCGTAATAGAAAATCCCTTCACATATTACAAATgcattcaaatatcaaaataattatggtGGAAAGCAGGATATATAAAGACGTTGTATAATAACAGATGAGGCAACGTGGGAATTAATATTTATAGGTTTTCAagcgacctttaacaatgagcatgACCTGTAAACTGTATAGTTTGCTATCAAAGAGGCTGAAAGGACATATGTAAACCAATCCAAACGAAATGATTTATGCAataaacaataaacgaaaatcaATATAAGAAGTACATCGgagttttacgtttccgcaaattggcattacttttccgcgaaaaaaaagatgacgtttccggaaaaaaaagtttacgtttccgcaaataaatatcttacttttccgcaaaaaaagtaactattccggaaaaaaataaattatcactTTTCCGCAAATAATTAATACCTATTGATCGAAAGCAAAgctataatgaaaaataaatatgtattaagttaaaggtcatcataacatgtaagtaaaatacatcattaaaatttatgaaaacgtatgttcaaaaatatcttgatatgagttcatAAGTCAGTTCTGGCAGAATATTTGTAGCTAACACGTCGTACAAAGTCCATAGTAGCACATTCACCgtttacacattttgtattttgttcaggAAGGAAGTCCATCTTCTCCTTTTCATATTTCCGAACGCGTGCTTTAACAGCTAGAGTTCTCATCTTTATGTAAGATGTTGTCTTCAGTTTCAATAACACATCGACAGAGACAAATATGTTAGAATGGCTAGCGTAAAACTGCTCGTTCAGGTAGGCACGAAAAGACTCGACACCATTCGTTGTTCTTTTTTCCTCGGGGTCAGGAGTGATGCCCAAATGGTTGGTGGAAATCTCAATTGCCATCTATATAAAATTCCAATAAATAATCTGCAGACCTCATGCATTTATCGTCAGATGGAGCATCGGCAATTAATTCAACAAAGCATTCATCAACCATGTCAGTTGGCAAGTAAGCCAGACCAAAGATTTCTCAAAAAGTTTAACTCATCCTTACCCGAGTCAGTAGTTATATCTAGTAAATTGTAGCTATACTGAGATCagaacattttctttattaaaaagaaaaaagaaataatttatcaTATATGCTATGTACATTCAAATCtttataatttaccaggtaaATTTGCGGAAAAGTAATGAatacaaattgcggaaacgtatatttttaatttgcggaaacgtagtactgggactttgaaaaattagcggaaatgcaatacgcccaagtacatgtatttgaataaatAGTTGAAAAGgaattaactcatcagatcgtttcaaagcacaaaaatactctgaacaaaaataatttaaaaacatgaAGCTGTGGTATGAGGgttgatgagacaactctctatccaagtcacaatgtataaaaaggttaacaattataggtcaagctTGAAGCTatatataaagggccccagattttataaatgtacaacaattcaaaaaggaaaaccaaCAATATAAtctatatatttaacaaaaatcgTGAAACACCTATGAGCAACAGCAACCATTGACAACCAGTGGTGtaacatttaagaattgaatgcttctttttgtaaatttattgggtggtaaaagcgttgaccgaagtacattttgtatgaagcgcggaagcgcttcattctaaaaatgtacgcacggtcaacgcttttacaaccctataaagtttcaaaaagaaatattcaatacttataattacattttttttagctaaaatcatgaaaacacgatttttattcagttttatttaattcacctgtgcacttttttgtgggacctcgtgtcatcgtgcatgataaatgttattgtctgaTGCAACTGTTTACAGAATAAcatgttagccaatcagaatagcgtattataataaaacttacatctaatgtaattattacaaCTTAAAAGACCTGAgaaaaagacacactatataaTATCAACTCGACCAAAACCACATTTAAccaaaaacaagtaaacaaacaTTGTACGATTAATTGATCTACGActacaatattaaacaaaattatattttaatacaatatcttTTTGTTCGAATTACGTAGGTTaacattttttatggtcttataTGGGTATAACGTTGGCGTCGtctcgtcgtcgtcgtcgtcgtccgaagacatttggttttcgcactctaactttagtataagtaaatagaaatctatgaaatttaaacacaaggtttatgactattacaggaaggttggaattgattttgggagatttggtcctaacagtttaggaattaggggctaaaagggtccaaaattaaactttgtttgatttcattaaaaaaatgaatcattggggttctttgatatgcccaatctaaccgtgtatttagattcttaatatttggtcctgttttcaaattggtctacattaaggtccaaaggggtccaaaattaaacttcgattgattttaacaaaaattgaactcttggtccaaatcggggtccaaacaAGTAAACAAGCATCGTACGATTAATTGAtctatgacaaaaataaaattatattttaatacaatatcttTTTGTTCGGAttaccaaaattaaactttgctttaatatgctgaatctaaccatgtatttagatttttaatatttgggcccggttatcaaattagtccatattgaggtctaaagggtctaacattgaacattatttcaatttttgattttataaaaaattgaaggattctatgatatgctgaatctatttagaatgtatttagattttggatattggaccataataggcaatataaaaaaaataagtttttaagtTAAAGTTCTTagacacattcattctgtgtcagaaacctatgttgtgtcaactattcaatcacaatccaaattcagagctgtatcaagcttaaatgttgtgtccatacttgccccaactgttcagggttcgacctctgcagtcgtataaagctgcgccctgcggatcaTCTGGTTTTACATGGCTTGACGATGCCAAATGTCTGATTTCGTGAACTAGTATTTTTAAAAGTTCTATGTTGCCTTAATCGAGATTAAAAGGGGTGGCGTTCAACACTTAAATAACAGTGTTTACATGCAATAACTTGACGTTACTTTACCAATTCAGAAACATCGTCATTGCTTGTCTTTTGtcatttcttatattttatgGAGGATTTTGTGTTGATTGCAGATGCGAAAGATTTGAAAAGAGTTGACCTGCACGTATATTATCATTGATTGACAAGTTACCACTTGAACAACTCATACTAGTAAAACAAAACTGTCCCGGGActcttttaattttagaaaatccCGATTCTAATTTTAGCGCACTAGCCTCGCTATCGATTCAAGTTATTTCATCACAGTTGACTGTAACTGAGAGCACCAAAAACTCATCGACAatggaaaatcaaattggtgAAATTCCAGATGAAGAACGCCTCTGGAGATTTTTAAATTATGGAAGAGAGGATGGAAGTTATTTTGTGAACAAGCAACAGACAAACGTTGTGAGTCATTTCTCTCAACATTCCAGGTCCATCGACAGGTATTTCAC
Above is a window of Mytilus galloprovincialis chromosome 7, xbMytGall1.hap1.1, whole genome shotgun sequence DNA encoding:
- the LOC143082360 gene encoding RNA-binding protein RO60-like isoform X1 yields the protein MDSIKDSKMQIDSEDFGSIQPRGDLKSQDEKMTFDQVVNSTGGFVYSVNDLTRVLRFLCLGTEGGSYYAKEPELKRENIQCIDRLIMNGRGTEVVDLIYTVSTEGRACKQGPTLYALAICCRCNDSKTKTAAYKILGSVCRIPTHLFEFVKYCEKESSGTGWGRAHRVAIGKWYNGFSKDPKKLAYLVTKYQNRHSWSHRDVVRLAHIKPEDSKIDMILKYVVKDMASANSMYSEDSSVVDVKAFLDGVEEAKKCTKSDIEKLRSLIVEHQLVREHVPTGLLDSKEVWDTLLRLMPMMAMIRNLGKMSTLGLLDSKSFGETLVVDKLTNEGLLKSARIHPFSLLVAWNQYKAGRGSKGKLSWSVNDNITKALEEAFYKAFKNVPPTGKRYLLAVDVSGSMQTPVIGSSEIEAFEASAAMMLLTARTEDNFEVIAFSKGYTKLDINKVDTLNTVLKKCSNLPFSGTDCSMPMLYAIDHKKKFDVFIVYTDSETYHGKMHPSEALKQYREYAKIHDARLIVVGMVSNGFSIADPNDPFMMDVVGFDTEAPKAMSNFVMGKF
- the LOC143082360 gene encoding RNA-binding protein RO60-like isoform X2, yielding MDHTNVYKMQTEDGFTSLQPTKLVSQDNPISYDQVENSTGGFVYQVTDLKRVLRFLCLGTENGSYYAKEKELLRENIHCIDRLIMNGRGTEVVDLIYTVSTEGRACKQGPTLYALAICCRCNDSKTKTAAYKILGSVCRIPTHLFEFVKYCEKESSGTGWGRAHRVAIGKWYNGFSKDPKKLAYLVTKYQNRHSWSHRDVVRLAHIKPEDSKIDMILKYVVKDMASANSMYSEDSSVVDVKAFLDGVEEAKKCTKSDIEKLRSLIVEHQLVREHVPTGLLDSKEVWDTLLRLMPMMAMIRNLGKMSTLGLLDSKSFGETLVVDKLTNEGLLKSARIHPFSLLVAWNQYKAGRGSKGKLSWSVNDNITKALEEAFYKAFKNVPPTGKRYLLAVDVSGSMQTPVIGSSEIEAFEASAAMMLLTARTEDNFEVIAFSKGYTKLDINKVDTLNTVLKKCSNLPFSGTDCSMPMLYAIDHKKKFDVFIVYTDSETYHGKMHPSEALKQYREYAKIHDARLIVVGMVSNGFSIADPNDPFMMDVVGFDTEAPKAMSNFVMGKF
- the LOC143082360 gene encoding RNA-binding protein RO60-like isoform X3; translation: MQTEDFTSLQPTELVSQDNPISYDQVENSTGGYVYQVTYLKRVLRFLCLGTENGSYYAKEKELLRENIHCIDRLIMNGRGTEVVDLIYTVSTEGRACKQGPTLYALAICCRCNDSKTKTAAYKILGSVCRIPTHLFEFVKYCEKESSGTGWGRAHRVAIGKWYNGFSKDPKKLAYLVTKYQNRHSWSHRDVVRLAHIKPEDSKIDMILKYVVKDMASANSMYSEDSSVVDVKAFLDGVEEAKKCTKSDIEKLRSLIVEHQLVREHVPTGLLDSKEVWDTLLRLMPMMAMIRNLGKMSTLGLLDSKSFGETLVVDKLTNEGLLKSARIHPFSLLVAWNQYKAGRGSKGKLSWSVNDNITKALEEAFYKAFKNVPPTGKRYLLAVDVSGSMQTPVIGSSEIEAFEASAAMMLLTARTEDNFEVIAFSKGYTKLDINKVDTLNTVLKKCSNLPFSGTDCSMPMLYAIDHKKKFDVFIVYTDSETYHGKMHPSEALKQYREYAKIHDARLIVVGMVSNGFSIADPNDPFMMDVVGFDTEAPKAMSNFVMGKF
- the LOC143082360 gene encoding RNA-binding protein RO60-like isoform X4, which gives rise to MNGRGTEVVDLIYTVSTEGRACKQGPTLYALAICCRCNDSKTKTAAYKILGSVCRIPTHLFEFVKYCEKESSGTGWGRAHRVAIGKWYNGFSKDPKKLAYLVTKYQNRHSWSHRDVVRLAHIKPEDSKIDMILKYVVKDMASANSMYSEDSSVVDVKAFLDGVEEAKKCTKSDIEKLRSLIVEHQLVREHVPTGLLDSKEVWDTLLRLMPMMAMIRNLGKMSTLGLLDSKSFGETLVVDKLTNEGLLKSARIHPFSLLVAWNQYKAGRGSKGKLSWSVNDNITKALEEAFYKAFKNVPPTGKRYLLAVDVSGSMQTPVIGSSEIEAFEASAAMMLLTARTEDNFEVIAFSKGYTKLDINKVDTLNTVLKKCSNLPFSGTDCSMPMLYAIDHKKKFDVFIVYTDSETYHGKMHPSEALKQYREYAKIHDARLIVVGMVSNGFSIADPNDPFMMDVVGFDTEAPKAMSNFVMGKF